ATATTATTTGAAGAAACTCATATCTTCATTGAGCTTCGCAGCGATTTCTTTCAGGTTGTTAGCAGAACCGGCAAGAGTTGTAACTGTTGCAGAGAGTTCTTCCATAGAAGCTCCGGTCTCTTCACTGGACGCAGCGTTTTCTTCGGAGATAGCGGAGAGGGCACTCATTGTATCAACAACGGCATTCTTGGAGCTTTCACATGTTTCGGCTCCTCTTGATATTCTCTGTACGCCTCCAACAGTAGATGCGATATCTTCCAGCATACTGTTAACACTTGTGAGTGTTTCGCCAAGAGCGCTCTGCTGAGTGATATTACTGTCTTTGATGGACTCAGCAGCAGAAACAGCAGCTTTGGACTGATCGAGCAGGATATCCATTTCCTGTCTGATGTCGTCTGCCATCTTCTTGGAATCTTCAGCAAGTTTGCCAATTTCTTCAGCAACAACGGCAAATCCTTTTCCGGCTTCACCGGCTCTAGCAGCCTCGATACTTGCATTCAGTGACAACAGGTTAGTCTGAGTCGCAATTGAAGAAATACCTTCAACCTTATCATTGATATTTGTAACAGCGTTCTGAGTAGCAGAAATTGTGGATGAGATTTCATCAATCTTACCAGTCATCTCGTTGCTGGACTCCTGAAGGTTAGAAAGAGAAGCTGATGAAGCTTCTGAAGCTTCCTGCATTCTGCTCGCAAGACCTTCAAGGTCATTAGTAGATGTCTGCACATCTACAACGGCATCGCCGATATTTCCAACGTTTTCGGATGCGTTCTGAATTTCGTCAGCCTGCTGGGTTGCTCCGGAAGCAATTTCCTGTACGGCATTGGATACATCTTCCGCTGTCTGAGAAATCTGGTCGGCCATATCGGAAAGTTCCATTGAAGAACTTTCAACATCATTGGCGGATGCTTTTATGCTGGTAACAATATCATCAAGTTTTTCTATAACTGTATTTGTATTGTTGACCATTGCGCCAAATTCGTCTTTTTGCTGGGTAAACTTATCAATCTTGGCAAAACGTCCATCTGCAAGCTTGGAAAGTGACTCATTAACTGCTTTGATAGGATTTGTAAAGCTGTTTGCCATGAGAAGTGAAATTACGGAGGCAATAATAAGCATTATAATACCAACTACTACGGTGATCATGGCAGTTGTCTTGGCAGCAGCCATAGCCTGATCATAATTAGCTGAAACAACAATCCTATATCCGGTAGTAGAATCTGTAAACCACGACATAATGAGCTTACTTTCAAAAGAGGTAGAGTCAATAATTGTACCTGCGTCATCTCCTGAAGCATAGGCTGCGCCTGTAAGATCATAAACATCATCAGGTCCAAGCTCTAATTTGGCGTGAGCAGCCATCAGCTTGTCTCTATCCATAATGAAAGCGTCATCGGTTTCTGCTTGTAGGAAATTATGAAGTTCATCAAGATTGTAGTTTCTCTGAACTTCACCAAGAATATTACCGGACTCATCCTTAATAGGAACTGCCATTGTAATCTGGCGGGCACCGGTGGTTTTATTTGTAAGTACGTTGGATATAAATATATTTCCTTTAATTGCTTCCTGGAAGTATTCTCTATCTTTGACATCTACTAATTTGCCACTGGATCGGACTTTTTGCATTCCGGTAGTATCGGCAATGGCCATAACATTACCATCATTTAGAATGTTATCGCCTGCGGTCAGCATCTTTACCATGACATCATCTTCGATTCCGGCAGTTCCCTGCATATAAACTATAGTGGTAGGGTTATCGGCAACTGATCTTAGAACCATCAGGTTTTTATCGATTATATCTTCATAGCTGGCTGCAAGGTATTTAGCCTGCCAAGCCAGAGCAGTCTCAGCATCAGTCTGAGCTTTTCTGGTAGAAGTGATGTAACTGATCACGAGTGACACTATAAGAGGAACTGCCACTACCAGGAGCATAACAGCAATCAGCCTTGTTTTAATGCTGTTTTTTAAAGAAATATCATTTTTTCCTTTTTGATTTTTAGATTCTTTTGCCATAATAAAACCTCCATGATTGATAATAGAAGCTACCGCTTTAATTATCTAACATGGAGGCAAATAATAACAGTGCTATATTCTTATTTTAATATTAACAATTTATGAAAAAACGATAATTGCATAAAATTAAATGACGCGTTAACTAACATACTTTTGCATATCATGTTGCCAGATGCAGCAAATTTGTCGCTATGTTGAAATAAACAAGGAGCGACAACGCATCTACTATTGTTGTGATGAATGGACTCGCCATAACAGCAGGGTCAAAGCCGACTTTGGATGCCAGCATTGGGAGGCAACAGCCGACCATCTTGGCAATCAGCACAACTATTAAGAGTGTCAGGCATATAACTGCAGCTACAGGAAGCGCAAGCTTATCAAATAATAAGAGCTTGGCAAAATTGGCTACAGATAAAGTTAATCCGCACAGTACAGCTACTCGTATCTCTTTCCAGATAATCTTCAGAAGGTCCGAAAACTCAATTTCTTTAAGCGAAAGAGCACGGATAATTGAAACGCTTGCCTGCCCTCCGGCATTACCACCTGTATCCATCAGCATGGGAATGTATGCTGTCAGGATAACATAGGCAGAAAGGGCATCTTCAAATCCTGTGATGATAGCGCCTGTAAATGTAGCACTGATCATGAGGAATAAGAGCCACGGAATTCTGCTCTTGTAGGTTTCAAATATTCCTACCTTGGGATAGGGCTTGTCAGATGGCACGATAGCAGCCATCTTCTCGATATCCTCGGTAGCCTCTTCTTCCATGATGTCCACTACGTCATCGATGGTGATGATGCCGACCATACGGGTCTCTGCATCAACAACAGGCATCGCTGTAAAGCCGTATTTCTGGAACATTCTGGCAGCTTCTTCCTGGTCGGTAAGGGTGCCGATACTGATAACGTTGGTGTTCATGATGTCACCGATGATCTCTTCAGGCTTCATGATCAGCAGGTATCTGAGGGCAACTGTTCCTACCAGAACTTTCTGTCTTGTAACTACGTAGCAGATGTTGATCGTCTCTGAATCGACACCTTTTTTACGTATACGCTCAATAGCATCTGCGACAGTCATGTCCTCACGAAGATCTACGTACTCCACAGTCATGATACTGCCGGCAGAATCCTCAGGATACTGTAACAAATGGTTAATATCAGCCCTTGTTTCAGGACTTGCATTGGCCAGAATACGCTTAACTACATTGGCAGGCATTTCCTCCAAAAGGTCAGTAGCGTCATCGGCCATCAGATTGTCGATAATGTTGGAAGCTTCACGGTCTGAAAGTGATTTGATAATATACTGCTGAACGTCCAGTTCCAGATCTGCAAATACATCAGCTGCCATATCTTTGGGCAGGATTCTGAACATCTTAAGAGAATCCTCGTCCTCCATCTCACTCATAGCAGCAGCGATATCTGTTGTATTCATTTCTGAGATGGTCTGGCGAAGCAGAGTGTATTTCCTGGACTCAAGAAGCTCCTGCAGTATTTCAGCGGTTGTCTTCTCTTCTTCTTGTAATTCCATTGTAATAATCTCCTTTTATTAAGTTGGTGGTTATAGCTGGCATGGTACTTCGACCAGGAGCAGAATCGCTACTGCATATATGTGAATCTGACTTCATTAAAACCACCATCCTTTCTTTCGGAGATTTATTCATTCGAAGAATGAACACGAATTATACCGCATATTTTATAGATTGAAACAAACAGAATTGTTGGAAACTTTTTTATATGCAATATTACTTTAACACAGAATGTCTGGTGATGGTATATGTTTTTCTTCCTGAGTTATATATTTCAAATCTTAGATGTGCTATGCTTTTATGGCAGAAACACTTTATATACAAGGTAAAGATAAGTAGGATAACGAGGTATTTATAATGGAGAAATGGGCAAGAATCAAATACACACCAAATCTTCCGCTTGGAGAGAATGGTGAAAGGGTTACAGCGAGTCAGAAGCACATTGAACTTTCATGCGAGGCAGCCTGTGAGGGAATGGTACTTCTCAAGAATGACAGAAACGTTCTTCCTATCAGAAAGGGCACAAGAGTAGCCCTCTTTGGAAAGGGAGTATTTGACTATGTAAAAGGCGGCGGTGGTAGCGGAGATGTAACAGTTCCTTACATCAGAAACCTCTACGAAGGCCTTTCTCAGTACACATCAGACATTTCAATTTACGACAAATCTGTCAGATTCTATCAGGAATATGTAGCAGACCAGTACAGACTTGGAATTGCGCCAGGCATGATCAAAGAGCCGGCTCTTCCGGAAGATATTCTCGCAGATGCAGCAGCCTATGCAGATACAGCAATCATCGCGATCAGCAGATTCTCCGGAGAAGGCTGGGACAGAAAGGTTGCAGGCGTTGACAGAGAAATCAAGTGCGAAGCTAAGGATCTCGTAGAACAGGGCAACAAGATATTTGATCATGGTGATTTCTACCTCACAAATGCTGAGAAGAAGATGGTCAAGATGGTAAAAGAGAACTTCTCAAGCGTCATTGTGGTCATGAATGTCGGAGGAGTTGTAGATACAACATGGTTTAAAAATGATGACCAGATTTCATCAGTCCTCATGGCATGGCAGGGCGGAATTGAAGGCGGACTTGCCGCAGCCAGGATCCTTCTTGGCAAGGTTAATCCTTCAGGTAAGCTCTCAGATACATTCGCAGCAAGGCTTGAAGACTATCCTTCAACAGAGGGCTTCCACGAAGATGATGACTACGTGGATTACACAGAAGATATCTACGTTGGCTATAGATATTTCGAGACCATTCCCGGGGCAAAAGAGAAAGTTAACTACCCCTTTGGATATGGCCTTTCCTATACAACATTTCTCTTAGAAGACTATAAAGCAGAACCGTTTGTGGTTTCTGCAGCAGACGAGGTCGGTAAATCTGATAGCGACCTTGTAGATGCAATTGTAGCTTCAGTTACAGTTACAAACGTTGGCAAGATCCCGGGCAAAGAGGTTGTTCAGCTCTACTACAGCGCTCCTCAGGGCAAGCTCGGTAAACCTGCCAAAGTCCTTGGCGGCTATGCCAAGACAAGGCTACTTCAGCCGGGAGAGAGCCAGAGAGTGACAATTGCTCTTTATATGGAGGATATGGCATCTTACGACGACCTTGGCAAGGTTAAAAAGGCTGCATGGCTCCTTGAAAAAGGTGAATATCATTTCTTCCTTGGAACATCTGTAAGAGACACAAGGCTTCTTGATTACACCTACGAACTTTCTAAGAACATAATAGTTGAACAGGTCTCAAACAAGCTCGTTCCAACATCTCTTCCCAAGAGAATGCTTGCTGATGGCACATATGAGGAACTCCCTCAGACAGAACCTGTAGATACTTATGCAACAATCTTCCCAAGACCTAAGAACTGGAAAGAAACAATTGAGCACGACGTATTAAAGACTCCTGTAGTTCGCCCACAGGACAGATTCCAGCTCTTTTTGCCACCTAAGGAAGGTGACCCTAAGAAATTTATTGAAGTTGCAGAATGCAAGGTGACACTTGAAGACTTTATTGCACAGCTATCTAACGAGCAGCTTGCAAGCCTTCTTGGAGGACAGCCAAATGTCGGAATGGCTAACACCTTTGGATACGGCAACCTTCCTGAGGTTGGAGTTCCTAATGCCCAGACCTGTGATGGTCCTGCAGGTGTCCGTATTGCACCGGAAGTTGGTGTTGTGACAACAGCATTCCCATGTTCAACACTTCTTGCATGCACATGGAATGAAGATATCTGCTACGAAGTCGGAGTTGCAGGCGGAGAAGAGGCCAAAGAGTGCAACTTTGGTGCATGGCTTACTCCTGCTGTTAACATCCATAGAAGCCCTCTTTGCGGCAGAAACTTTGAGTACTACTCCGAAGATCCATTCCTTGCAGGTAAACAGGCAGCAGCTATGGTTCGTGGTATTCAGAGCAACAACATAATTGCTACACCTAAACATTTTGCCCTCAACAACAAGGAATCCAATAGAAAAGGCAGCGATTCACGTGCTTCTGAGCGTGCGATCAGAGAAATATATTTAAAGGCCTTTGAAATCATTGTTAAAGAGGCAGAGCCCTGGAGCATCATGTCTTCATACAATATAGTTAACGGTCAGAGATCATCCGAATCTCACGACCTTCTCACAGGAATCCTCCGCGATGAGTGGGGCTTTGAAGGTGTTGTAGTCAGCGACTGGTGGGGCTTTGGTGAGCATTACAAGGAAGTCCTTGCAGGCAACGATATCAAGATGGGCTGTGGTTATACAGAACAGCTCCTGGAGGCAATTGATAAGAAGGCTCTTAAGAGAAAAGATTTGGAAAAGAGCGCAGAGCGAGTTCTCAAGATGCTTCTCAAACTCGACTAAGCTCAAAGCCGCTTAGAATAAACGTTTAAGTCATAAAAAAGTAATGTATTGTTCATAAACTATCAATATTTTTCTGACAATTTGTCGTATAATATAAATATGATATAGTTGTTGGGAATATCTTCTGACAATTGTATCAGGAGAAAGTTGTGGAACTACAACTTCGGAGGTATGTCTATGAACAAAAAAGCTATTGTTGGTATTTTTATGTCCATTTTGATGGCCGGGCTCGTTGGATGTGCCGGTAGCGGTGATGCCCAGGCAGGAGATGACCTCAAGCCGGTTATTTATCTTTATCCACAGGAAGATAATGCCGAGATTTCAGTAAGCCTTGATTACAACGGAAATCTGGTTGACCTGATTCCTGAGTTTAATGCAGATAAGACATGGAATGTTACAGCTAACAAAGATGGCAAGATTACCTTTGAAGGACAGACTTATGACTATCTGTTTTGGGAAGGCGATCCGAATTACTCCTATGACTTCTACTCAGGATTCTGTGTAAAGGGATCTGATACCAGGGATTTCCTCAATGAGAAGCTAACAATACTGGGACTTAGTGATTCTGAGAAGGCTGAGTTTATAGAATTCTGGCTTCCTATGATGGAGAAGAATCCATATAACCTCATCAGCTTCCAGGGGGCAACCTACAACAACGGAGCCAAGCTCACAGTTAATCCGACGCCTGATTCACTTATCCGTGTATTCATGGCCTGGTATCCGACAGATAAGTTTATCAAGATCAATCCACAGTATCTTGAGACACCCACCAGAACAGGTTTCACTGTAGTTGAGTGGGGCGGAAATAAAGTTAAGTGAAAATAAACTTGAAACTATATAGCGTATGATTTAAAATGTTGTGCGTGATATTGTAAGAAGATTGCAATATCACGCACATTTATATTATGCAATTATATAGTAAGAAATGAGCAGTCCATATGATAAGCGGCATACACAAGGAACGATTTAGCAAGAAATGCTATTGGAGTGACGGTGGATGCCATTAACATATGGATTGCGGAGTACATTATAGAAATGGAGTAGATATTATGATGCAATCACGTACACATAACTGTGGTGAGTTGCGTATTTCCAATGTCGGCGAGAGCGTTACTCTTGTAGGCTGGCTTGAGAATATGCGTGAAGTTGGATCAGGACTTGGATTTGTCGTTCTGAGAGACTTCTATGGCACTACACAGATTGTCCTTGAAACTGAGGAGATGGTCAAGACAGCCAAGGCCATCAATAAAGAGTCCACAATATCCGTTAAGGGCCTTGTAAGAGAGCGTAGCTCCAAGAACCCCAAGCAGGAGACCGGTGATATCGAGGTGGTTCCTGAATCAATCACAGTTCTTGGTCGCTGCCGTTACAATGAGCTTCCATTTGAGATCAACCACTCAAGAGAGGCTGATGAGACAGCTAGACTTAAATATCGTTATCTTGATCTTCGTAACCCTGAGGTTAAGAAGAACATTATCCTTAGATGCAACGTAATAGCCGCACTTCGTCAGGCTATGACAGAGCACGGATTCATGGAGATCACTACTCCTATCCTTACAGCTTCATCACCTGAGGGAGCAAGAGATTACCTTGTTCCTGCCAGAAAGCACCCTGGCAAGTTCTATGCACTTCCACAGGCTCCACAGCAGTTCAAGCAGCTTCTCATGACAGCCGGCTTTGACAGATACTTCCAGATTGCACCTTGCTTCCGTGATGAGGATGCAAGAGGCGACAGAAGCCCGGGAGAGTTCTATCAGCTTGATATGGAGATGGCTTTCGCTACTCAGGAAGATGTATTTTCAGTATGTGAGGACGTACTTCCTCCAGTATTTGAGAAATTTGGAACCTATGACCGTGCAAGTAAGGCTCCTTTCACAAGAATCCCTTATCTTGAGGCTATGGAAAAATATGGTTCTGACAAGCCAGACCTTAGAATTGACCTTACAGTAACTGACGTTACAGAAACTCTCAAGGATTGCGGTTTTGGACCTTTCGCATCAACTGTTTCTGCTGAGGCAGCAGAGGCCAGTGAGGGCGCTCTTACTGCAGGCGCAGCAACAGGCGTCAGGATCAAGGCTGTTGTTATCTCTGACTTCAAGGAGAGCCGTAAGTTCATCGACAAGACAATCGGTGATGTAGAAGTTCAGTCAGGTAATAAGGCTTACTGGTTCAGAATGGATGAGAACGGAGAACTTGTTGGTGGTATCTCCAAGTTCGTTGCTCCTATCAAGGATGCAGTTGTATCAGCTCTTTCACTTAAGGCTGGAGACCTCGTAGTTCTCTCAAGCGGCAAACTTACAGCTGCTCAGAAGACTGCAGGTGTTATCGTTAAGACATTTGGTGCTGCAGTTCCAGGACACATGGATAAAGAGAAATACGAGTTCTGCTGGATCGTAGATTTCCCTATGTACGAGATCGGCGAGGAGTCAGGAGAGCTTGAGTTCTGCCATAACCCATTCTCAATGCCATCAGGCGGACTTGAGACACTTCTCAAGGCTGAGAGAGGCGAGATTGATCCTCTTACAATTACAGCAGATCAGTATGACCTTGTTGTAAATGGTATTGAGCTTTCATCAGGTGCTGTACGTAACCATGATCCTGAGATCATGATCAAGGCATTTGAGATGGTCAGACTTGGCGAGGAAGACGTTAAGGCCAAGTTCCCTGCTATGTACAACGCATTCTGCTACGGCGCACCGCCACACGCAGGAATCGCTCCGGGAGTAGACCGTATGGTAATGCTCCTTGCAGGTGAGGACTCAATCCGTGAGATCATTCCTTTCCCTATGAACAAGAATGCTCAGGATATCATGATGGGCGCTCCAAGCTACGTAACAGACAAGCAGCTTGAGGAATTACACATTAAGACTACTGCTACAGAAGAGTAATAGATATTATATTGACATAAAAAGTGCCACGGCGATGTTTTATCGCCGTGGCACTCACTATTTTAAAAATTCTACGGTAAACGTTTCCTTGTCATTCCCTGCAGGATAGTGAATAGCGCATCAAACTGCTGCGGAGTCAGACGACTTGCCATATTCATAAACTCCTTGTACTTGATGGAATGAACATCCTTGTCATAAATGCTCATGAAATAAGAAGGCGAAACATCCAGATATTCACATATCTCCAAAAACATTAACAGAGACGGAAGCGATTTCCTGTTCTCAATGTTATTGATATATCCCGGGTTCTGCCCCAGTGACAAACTCATATCCCTTGCGGAAATGCCGTTATTACGTCTCATCTCCTCAAGGCGCCTTACGAAAGTCTCAATATATTCAGATTCATATTCCTTGTTACTCTTAGTCCTGGACATCGTTGTATTCTCATAGACCTTTCTCAAAGTCTTGATCTGACTACTAGTTTCTCCATATATATGATGAATTATCCACTAACAGAATAGATATCAAACAATATGCTACTCCATTCAAAAAGAATCTATATATCGATTATAACATATAACAGACGCTATAGATAGAAATATATAGTCTAGAAAACGATATATGGAATATTAACTGTTCTACAATTAATAATAGTCATCTAAACGATAGTCAAAATACCATAATAGGCAATAACTATATTTCGAGTATAGCTCTATCGTTGTAACACATAAAAATGTAAACCCATCTTACAGAAAGTCCTGGGTTTGCACAACAGTATTGTTAGGGGGAACAGCATTAGTGAGTATCATCAGTGCTTGAAGTACCGCGATACTTATTCTTTTCCAGTAATGCCGATTCCGGTAGTATTTCCCAAAATTTATTAAACATGTTGCATAAGTGTTTTAGTGAGATACAGAGAAAATCAAAAGCAATACAGTATCGTTAGTGTGGAAATTACTTATAATCCGATTGATTCCATAAATAATAGTATAACGACAGGGTTAGTATATGAAGGTAGCTATTTCTATACCAGTTCATGAAAAACCGGATGTGGTCATTGATCAGATAAATAATATCAAAAAATATGTTCCGGACGCAGTATTAGTCATACATGTTAGCAGTGAGCTGAAAGAATACGCTGATCTAGAAAGATTTATAGCCAATGAAAACAGCGTGTACATGAATCCTGAGCATCTTATGTGCGGTTGGGGAAAAATTATAGATGCACATATATCGAATTATAAATACCTAAGATCGATTACAGATTTTGATTACATAATGTTCCATGCCTCAAATGATATGTACATCCGTAAAGGAGTTGAAAAATATATTTCGCAGTTTGACGCCGGTTTTCACGTGCATAAAGTATTTAAGATTAGTAGGTGGTGGCCGAGCGTTTGTGCATTGGAGGATCCTGTTGTTGCCGAGATTTTGCATCTAATTGATGAGGATTCCATTGTTGCAACTCAGGTAGAAAGCTCATTTTACAGTAGAGTGCTTTTCGACGAAATTGTAGAGACTATTGAAAATGCAAGAGCATTAACTGCTCAAAATACAAGGCTGAATTACGAAAAGAACTACACGAGAGAAGAAGTCTACTTTTCAACGATTGCAAATCATTTAATGCTGGAAAGAGGACTTCACAGAGGATTTCCAACAACTTATTCAGAAGTTCATGATTTCGACCGGGCATTATGGAAAAAACAACATGTTACTTGGGGTATATATCACCGTCTCGGGCTAAACAAGCTAATACCCAGAGCGTCATATGACAAGTTCGAAAAAGATTATTCTGATAGATTTGCTGAAAAGAACAAGACAGCCCTTACTGTACATAAGGTAAAGAAGCTGATAAAGAATCCATCGGCCTTTCTGAAAACACACTTGTTTTTGAATGATTCAGTGGCTAGGTACAGATTATATGGAGAAGAGATTTTTTCTGTAAAAAGAGTTCCAAGAGATATAAACAATCCATTGCGTGTTTATATAAATGAGCTAAAGGAGACATGAAGTGAGATGGAAATTATAGCACATCGGGGTTTTTGGAAGGAAACTAATGAAAAGAACCAAAAAGAAGCTTTTGAACGTGCAAGAAATGCGATGATTGGGACAGAAACAGACTTTAGAGATTATATGCAAAAGCTTGTCATATCACATAATGTCGCAGGTCCTACCTGCATGGATGCGGATGATTTCTTTGCATTGTACAAAGATCAGAAGTTTACGCTGGCACTGAATGTAAAGGCAGATGGAATCCAGCAGCTTTTAAAAGAGCTTCTGATTAAACACAATCTAACAAATTATTTCTGTTTTGATATGTCTATTCCTGATACTTTGGAATACATTAATTCGGGTTTGAAATTCTTCGTTAGAGAAAGCGAATACGAAAAAATAAGCAGCCTTTATGAAAAGGCTGATGGCGTCTGGGCAGATGGCTTTGAGTCAGATTCATGGATTACCAAAGAATACATTAAGAATCATAGAGAGAAAGGCAAGAAGGTCTGTATTGTATCTTCAGATCTACACCAAAGAGCTTACACGGATTTGTGGGAACGAATAAAAGATAAGGAACTACTTGATGATGATGGAGTGATTCTCTGTACAGATTACCCGGACAAAGCAAAGGAGTTTTTCTATGGGAAAGATTAAAGCGATAATTTTCGACATGGATGGAGTACTGATAGATGCCAAAGAATGGCATTATGAAGCTCTTAATAGGGCACTTGAATTATTTGGTTACACAATTACCCGTTATGACCATCTTGTAACATATGATGGCCTTCCGACCAGAAAAAAGCTCGAAATGCTTACCAAAGAGAGAAATCTGCCTAAGGAACTACATGGATTCATCAATGAGATGAAACAGCAGTATACGATGGAAATCGTACATTCTAAATGCAAGCCGGTATTTCAGAGAGAGTATGCAATATCCAAACTAAAATCTGAAGGATACAAGATAGGCGTTGCGTCTAATTCTGTTAAGAATTCTATAGTGACAATGATGGAGAAGAGTGATCTAAGTAAGTACCTTGACACCATCGTTTCTAATCAAGATGTCAAAGAAGGAAAACCAAATCCTGAAATATACATAAAAGCAATCAATAACCTGGGGATGAAACCCGAGGATTGCATGGTAATTGAAGATAACATAAATGGCATCAAGGCAGGAATTGCAGCTGGTGCTCATGTTATGCAGGTAGAAAATGTTCATGACGTTACATATGACAATATAGTCAAAAACATAAGAGAGTTTGAGGAGACGAACTAATGCGAGTATTAATGCTTTTTTCTGGAGACGACAAGGCATTTAAAGATAGTGGATTCCAGTACCCCAAGAACCTTACCGAGATAGGTGGAACACCCATGATAGAGAATGTCATGAGATGCTTTAGCGATGTTCTTGGTTGTGCCGATGAAATATTACTGACAATGCGGCAGCAAGAAATAGACAGATATCATACTTCTTCTGTAGCGAAACTTCTATATCCTAAAGTAAAGATAGTAAGTGTTCCTAATATCACAAAAGGTGCTGCATGTGCGGTGTTACTGGCTATTGCCAGTATTGATAA
The sequence above is a segment of the Butyrivibrio proteoclasticus B316 genome. Coding sequences within it:
- a CDS encoding methyl-accepting chemotaxis protein, giving the protein MAKESKNQKGKNDISLKNSIKTRLIAVMLLVVAVPLIVSLVISYITSTRKAQTDAETALAWQAKYLAASYEDIIDKNLMVLRSVADNPTTIVYMQGTAGIEDDVMVKMLTAGDNILNDGNVMAIADTTGMQKVRSSGKLVDVKDREYFQEAIKGNIFISNVLTNKTTGARQITMAVPIKDESGNILGEVQRNYNLDELHNFLQAETDDAFIMDRDKLMAAHAKLELGPDDVYDLTGAAYASGDDAGTIIDSTSFESKLIMSWFTDSTTGYRIVVSANYDQAMAAAKTTAMITVVVGIIMLIIASVISLLMANSFTNPIKAVNESLSKLADGRFAKIDKFTQQKDEFGAMVNNTNTVIEKLDDIVTSIKASANDVESSSMELSDMADQISQTAEDVSNAVQEIASGATQQADEIQNASENVGNIGDAVVDVQTSTNDLEGLASRMQEASEASSASLSNLQESSNEMTGKIDEISSTISATQNAVTNINDKVEGISSIATQTNLLSLNASIEAARAGEAGKGFAVVAEEIGKLAEDSKKMADDIRQEMDILLDQSKAAVSAAESIKDSNITQQSALGETLTSVNSMLEDIASTVGGVQRISRGAETCESSKNAVVDTMSALSAISEENAASSEETGASMEELSATVTTLAGSANNLKEIAAKLNEDMSFFK
- the mgtE gene encoding magnesium transporter, coding for MELQEEEKTTAEILQELLESRKYTLLRQTISEMNTTDIAAAMSEMEDEDSLKMFRILPKDMAADVFADLELDVQQYIIKSLSDREASNIIDNLMADDATDLLEEMPANVVKRILANASPETRADINHLLQYPEDSAGSIMTVEYVDLREDMTVADAIERIRKKGVDSETINICYVVTRQKVLVGTVALRYLLIMKPEEIIGDIMNTNVISIGTLTDQEEAARMFQKYGFTAMPVVDAETRMVGIITIDDVVDIMEEEATEDIEKMAAIVPSDKPYPKVGIFETYKSRIPWLLFLMISATFTGAIITGFEDALSAYVILTAYIPMLMDTGGNAGGQASVSIIRALSLKEIEFSDLLKIIWKEIRVAVLCGLTLSVANFAKLLLFDKLALPVAAVICLTLLIVVLIAKMVGCCLPMLASKVGFDPAVMASPFITTIVDALSLLVYFNIATNLLHLAT
- a CDS encoding glycoside hydrolase family 3 C-terminal domain-containing protein — encoded protein: MEKWARIKYTPNLPLGENGERVTASQKHIELSCEAACEGMVLLKNDRNVLPIRKGTRVALFGKGVFDYVKGGGGSGDVTVPYIRNLYEGLSQYTSDISIYDKSVRFYQEYVADQYRLGIAPGMIKEPALPEDILADAAAYADTAIIAISRFSGEGWDRKVAGVDREIKCEAKDLVEQGNKIFDHGDFYLTNAEKKMVKMVKENFSSVIVVMNVGGVVDTTWFKNDDQISSVLMAWQGGIEGGLAAARILLGKVNPSGKLSDTFAARLEDYPSTEGFHEDDDYVDYTEDIYVGYRYFETIPGAKEKVNYPFGYGLSYTTFLLEDYKAEPFVVSAADEVGKSDSDLVDAIVASVTVTNVGKIPGKEVVQLYYSAPQGKLGKPAKVLGGYAKTRLLQPGESQRVTIALYMEDMASYDDLGKVKKAAWLLEKGEYHFFLGTSVRDTRLLDYTYELSKNIIVEQVSNKLVPTSLPKRMLADGTYEELPQTEPVDTYATIFPRPKNWKETIEHDVLKTPVVRPQDRFQLFLPPKEGDPKKFIEVAECKVTLEDFIAQLSNEQLASLLGGQPNVGMANTFGYGNLPEVGVPNAQTCDGPAGVRIAPEVGVVTTAFPCSTLLACTWNEDICYEVGVAGGEEAKECNFGAWLTPAVNIHRSPLCGRNFEYYSEDPFLAGKQAAAMVRGIQSNNIIATPKHFALNNKESNRKGSDSRASERAIREIYLKAFEIIVKEAEPWSIMSSYNIVNGQRSSESHDLLTGILRDEWGFEGVVVSDWWGFGEHYKEVLAGNDIKMGCGYTEQLLEAIDKKALKRKDLEKSAERVLKMLLKLD
- a CDS encoding helix-turn-helix domain-containing protein, giving the protein MSRTKSNKEYESEYIETFVRRLEEMRRNNGISARDMSLSLGQNPGYINNIENRKSLPSLLMFLEICEYLDVSPSYFMSIYDKDVHSIKYKEFMNMASRLTPQQFDALFTILQGMTRKRLP
- the aspS gene encoding aspartate--tRNA ligase, giving the protein MMQSRTHNCGELRISNVGESVTLVGWLENMREVGSGLGFVVLRDFYGTTQIVLETEEMVKTAKAINKESTISVKGLVRERSSKNPKQETGDIEVVPESITVLGRCRYNELPFEINHSREADETARLKYRYLDLRNPEVKKNIILRCNVIAALRQAMTEHGFMEITTPILTASSPEGARDYLVPARKHPGKFYALPQAPQQFKQLLMTAGFDRYFQIAPCFRDEDARGDRSPGEFYQLDMEMAFATQEDVFSVCEDVLPPVFEKFGTYDRASKAPFTRIPYLEAMEKYGSDKPDLRIDLTVTDVTETLKDCGFGPFASTVSAEAAEASEGALTAGAATGVRIKAVVISDFKESRKFIDKTIGDVEVQSGNKAYWFRMDENGELVGGISKFVAPIKDAVVSALSLKAGDLVVLSSGKLTAAQKTAGVIVKTFGAAVPGHMDKEKYEFCWIVDFPMYEIGEESGELEFCHNPFSMPSGGLETLLKAERGEIDPLTITADQYDLVVNGIELSSGAVRNHDPEIMIKAFEMVRLGEEDVKAKFPAMYNAFCYGAPPHAGIAPGVDRMVMLLAGEDSIREIIPFPMNKNAQDIMMGAPSYVTDKQLEELHIKTTATEE